From the Argentina anserina chromosome 3, drPotAnse1.1, whole genome shotgun sequence genome, the window TATGATTGCTGAACGCGTATTTAAGGGTATCAATTATTCTCCCTGGTGTGCAGTGAGAACTTAAGAAAGATTTCTAGCAATGACAACAACCCTTTAAGTATCCAAGTATGGTACCTTTTTCCGTCTCCAAACAGTAGTGTACATACAGCTAATTCCCATTCCCCATATTAATTGAAACTAGCTCTTGTGTAGTTGTCTAGTCGATTTATTTGCCTTGATATGTTTGGGTTTAAACTGACTCATATCTATCAAATGTAGCCTCGTTCTGTTCGTTTGAACCATCAGACACTGAAGCTTCTCAAATATTGGACATGGCAGTTTGTTGTCATCCGCCCTGTGTGCTCTATCTTGATGATAACACTTCAACTTATTGGAGTATATCCCAGTTGGGTTAGCTGGACATTCACGATAATTTTGAACATTTCAGTGTCACTGGCTCTCTATTCTCTAGTCCTTTTCTACCATGTGTTTGATAAGGAGCTAGCACCACATAAACCTCTTGCTAAGTTCCTGTGCATCAAAGGGATTGTCTTCTTCTGCTTTTGGCAGGTAATTAATAATCATCACTCTCCACCCCTTTATGTAAATTCTCAAACAATAAACTGACAAGTTCATACTTCTGTGTGTACTCTTAGAGATGTCCTTGTGGATAAAGGTTTTTGTAGGTTTTGTAAACTTTATTAGCCTTAGGCATGAAATTACAACTGGATAGTCATGTAGGTATCTGTGTGgctattcttattcttttggcTGATAAAACTTCTCTCGTTATAATATTGAAGCAGATTTTCTTACTTATCAAGTTATATGAGTGTTACTGTCTGTCATGTCGTACATCTGCAAGATTTGCATATTATCTGTGTCAATATGGTATTCTGGAACCCATGTAAAACTATCTGTATCATCTCCATATTTAGGTTTCTATGAGTCCAGAACATCAGGCGTATGTTTCCTTTCTTGTCCATTCTCCATACTGACTGTTGGGCCTGTTATGCTGGATTGCTGGTTCTAATACTGGTGTTAATGCAAAAACTTTTTCTATAATTTACGAGTGTCCGACCATTTTATCACAAACCATTGTATCTGCATTGATTTTAGACACTGGTCTCTCACAATTCTCTGGCACTTAGGTATAAACATAATAatctaatgtttttttttggttaatataATAATCTAATGTTCTCGGTATTGGTTTCAAAGGCCACAGATTCTGTACTTTCTTGAACGTATCTAGTTAGTATAAGTACTTGATTCAGTCAGTACTTAGCAGGACTGCTGATAATTATTTGGTATGAGGATTCTTTAGCAGAATATTTTTTGGGATTTTGACAGAGCAGTTGGTCAATGATTGTGCAGGGAATTGTTCTTGATATTCTTGTAGCATTAAAAATAATCCGATCTCATCATAAGTGGCTAGACGTGGAACATATTGAGGAAGCTCTGCAGAACATGTTGGTGTGTGTGGAAATGGTTTTCTTTTCGGTTGTGCAGAAGCATGCTTATGGTGCAGAACCTTATAGAGATGATGCTATATCAGCTGCAAAAGGGGATAAGAAGACAGAATGATTTAGGAGCTGATCAGTGTGGTTCAGTATCACCATTGTGCACTGAATGTCGTCACTTCAATATCGATTTACAAAATGTCTGCAAATATATTCATCAAATGGACAAGATGCATATCTAGTGCTGAAAATACCTTATCTGCGTGGCTTAGTGTTTTTGTACCTTTGTAAAAATTCTACAGAGCAAGTTCTGTATAGTACTCGGTACTGATTGAATCCTTGTTCATGCTCCAGTTTTTCCTATTGTAAACATATTTCGCAATAAGAaagttttgttattttacGGTATTAAAATTAACTGTGCTTCATCGTGACAAACTATAGaaaaaattattgaaaagAAATTCTTGGGTTTCTGAAAACCTTTTCTTGGTGATGCCAAGCCATAAAAGAGTTCATACAATATGCTGTTAAATTTTGATTTGATATTAGATGTTTTCAAAACTGCATTTTTTACATGGTGAATTTGTCTACTCATCATATTGATTAAATCAGTCTGGTATCAACTATCAAGCTTGGGTTGCATTTCAGCCTTATGACTTTACTCAAGCATTTCATCTTGGAAAAGATCCTACTGCTGGCTATCAGGACTCTGGTCAAGTGTTATTTGCTTGTGCGACAAAAACAATTAAAGATTGAACatcaaatgtaaattacttcaTCTAATCTGTTCTGTAATACCAAAAAATTACGCTCAATGGTGATTTGAATTTTTACGACCCAAACGATGATAACATTTGTTCTATAAACATTTAAAGAATTACGAGGGACAAATGCATCTCAGCTACATTAGGTATGCATGCCTTTTCAGTAGGCcttcatcatttagcccgtggaGTCCTATAAGCCTGATGGGCTTTTATCCGGCCCGCGAGAAACCCGCTTCCGTGGATAGAGCCGGACTtagtttagaggtgtgaaacctgacccggcccgtaaaagtccaccaaaaaataacaatattatacatgtatataatatattatacatatatcaattatatgtcattttttgtaataattataaataaaatattatatatgttaataatactagatttacaattttatatttctttatattataactttatactatatttaaaataaaattgtagcattatgaagcaactatatgaagtatatgaagtaaacttctcgggattaatcgacaccagctgatgttatcggtactaatatttagggaccatgttaaaactccatctaattcggacctcgtctgGCCGTCATAATTtccggtaaatcgaaaacatcactaatatgccctaagagaggacccattaccaggATATGAATGTcgaaaaccgtttgcatatatgaaatcatctttttttgtcaccgatcgtgtgcggtcgcaccgaagaaactcatttagcaaagcctcggtcaatgaggttttaattgTTGACCGTTGGTATAGATGGTCAATCTATGCCCAAaccggatgaaatttttacagagtccctaaatatatataccgatcacatttgttggtgttgatcgaccgTATTTAGAaccggagttgtcgatcgtcGAAGTGTCCACatatgtatcataacctttttatactaggttttgaaataaaattattgcattatgaagtgactatatgaatgaaccTTCTCaggattaatcgacaccagccgatatgattggtacttatatttagtgaccctgtaaaaatttcatccaattcggacctcatttgaccgttggaattttccggtaaactgtaaacaccactaatatgccataagtaAGGACCcattacaaatatgcaaacACCGAAAGCGTTtccatatctgaaatcacctaatttttattatctatcgtgcgcggtcgcattgagaaaactcatttggcaaagccccggtcaatgaggtttcaatatgtcaaaacgcctcttttttgattaaccgtaggtacgaacggtcaaactatATCCAAACCggatctaaatatatataccgatcacatcagctggtgtcgatcgaccatatttcgaactggagttgtcgatcacctaagtgtccactaatgtatcataactttatattaggtttataataaaactatcgcattatgaagtaactatatgaagaaaacttatcgggatcaatcgacatcacccgatgtgatcggtatatatatttagtgaaccagtaaaaatttcatccaattcaaacTTTGTTTGACTGTAGGAATgttcggtaaaccaaaaacaccactaatatgccataagggaagacctatTACCTAAGAAGCACGGAAGCTTGCCTGCAGTCGCGCTTCGCGCTTCAGAAGCGGAAGCGAATCGAAAGCGCGCCGGAAGCGGTCGGAAGCACGATTCCGAGAAAAAGGTGGTTTGGAAGCGATATGGAAGCGcgagcttccaaattggaagcgtcaAATAGGCTGGAAGGAAGCgatatggtatcagagctacGGCTCTTGATCCTGTGGACCTCTTCATGTTGTAGATGCTTTGTTTATCTTCTTGCTTCCGCTAATTTAATTTTCAGTAGCTATCGATTTCGTTTTCCCCAATTTCAAAACCCTAGTCTCAATCCAGTCGATTTCATGCCCAATCTTGTGAAATCAAAGTCACACAGCTTTTAATCGGAGAAGCCCAGTGCCTGTTGTTCTCTTTTCCAATCTGATTTTCGCAGTCTCTCTGATTTTCTGGCAATGCGATGAAAAACCAAGATTGCAACTGCTGGGTGATGCCTGCATGATGATTGCAGCGTAAGATCCTAAGTTGTTTCTTATTTAtggaataatttttatttttggatgATTTGCATCTCCTTGGCTatctaaatatatttataagcATATGAAGTATGAGTTTTTTGTATGTAACGAATTGAAATGAATGCCAACTTTTCCAGTAAATACGAGGAGATTCATGTTCCAGAGGTGGAAGAGTTTTGTTACATTACAGACAATACATACTTCAAGGACGAGGTAGGTAATCTctctttttattgttgttgtagTTCTTGATGCTCTTTCTGTTGGTTGATTCTATATTTTGCCAGTCCCTGAGCTATATGATGGATGCAGATTTTGCAAATGGAATTTGATGTGTTGGATCACTTGAAGTTTGAAATGGCAGCTCCAACAGCTATGTGCTTTTTGAGGTCATGTCTAGCTTTGTTAACTATCAGTCAAACATGAAGTTTATTTCTGTTAGTATGGATGTTGATTTATGGTTTGTGACAATTCTGCAGGCGGTTTTGTTCAGTTGCTGAAAGAACAAGCTGTGAGGTATACATTTCTGACCTGGTTGCCTATTCTTGTTTAGTTTTGTACATTAATATTTGGGTCCTTACATGTTTGGGTCAAATTGACTTTGAATTTCTTTGTGACGGTCAATCTGTCATTTATGAAAGCAGATACTATTACTaagatgcgaacaccgaaagctGTTTGTATATCtgaaaatcatctaatttttgttacatatcgtgcgtggtcgcactgaaaaaactcatttggcaaaaccccggtcaatgggatttcaatatgtcaaaacgcctattttttggttgaccgtaggtacggacggtcaaaccatgtctaaaacggacaaaatttttacggggttcctgaatatatataccaatcacatctgctttCATAAATGACAGattgtctactaatgtatcataacttttatattaggtttagaataaaactatcgcattatgaagtgactatatgaaggaaacttctcaagaTCAATTGACACCATCCGTTGTGATCGgtttatatatttagtgaccctgtaaaaattgcatccaattcggacttcgtttgactgtcggaatttttagtaaaccaaaaacaccactaatatgccctaatgGAATacctattaccaagatgcgaacactGAAAACCGagaaaatcatctaatttttgtcaccgatcgtgcgcggTCACACCGAGACCTCGGTTAATGAGgcttttaatatgtcaaaacgcctctttttttgttgatcgtaggtacggacggtcaaaccatgtccaaaacggacgaaatttttacagggtccctaaatatatatatcgatcacatctattggtgtcgatcgacaatatttcgaaactataatttatttatgacttttttagaatgttttttaataattttattattatttcaaaccgttaaataagaatattatgtattttttctaatacaagtcCACAAGTCACGTCCTGTAAAATCTCATAAGACCCATTTTAGATGAACTAATTTAGATTTtcatatttataaaattaccCGATCcatcacttatttaaattttcccCGCCACTCATGGCCGGACCAACCCCGCCTTTCTGAGGGCTATTCAATTTTTCGATGTTAAACTAGCTAGTGCAGTACTTGCCAGGGCCACAAAATGTAACCAATGTCTGGTGAcaaatagtgaacagtgaaaaATCTTTGTATGCAGAAAGTAGGGGTCACTTATTTAATCCAAGCCATCATGAAATCCACTTACAACATCTCAAAACCAGAGTTGTAGATATTGGGTCTCCTCTGTTTCTTCAACTCCCATTGTTTCAATGTCAGCTATCATTCAAGTCTCCATCAACTCAGCTTTCAGGTTGAGCGGTttacaaaatgacaaacccATCAAGTACTGCTATCTCCCAAGAACAAAGACTGCTGCTTTGAAGCTCAACAGGTTCAAGTTGAGGGCTTTTAGGGGGAGTGGGTCTATCAGTGGAGTTGGGTTCTTGGTGAAAGATGAGGGGTGGaattggaagaagaaaagagaggttgttgtgaggttTAATCAGGGGTTTGGGTTTAAtggtggaggtggtggtggtgggaaGGATGATGGAACCACTGCTAGGGTGTTGGGTAATATAGCTGTGGCTGTTGGGTTGACTTATCTTTCATTTACTGGGCAGCTGGGTTGGCTTTTGGATGCTATTGTTTCCATTTGGGTACTTTCTTTATTTCCATTTGGCTTTTGAATATACCCTTTTGCATTCTGCTATTGTCTTGGTGATGAAATTGGTGCTTTTTTGACATGCAGCTCTTAGCATTTCTTGTGCCAATTGTTGGTTTGGGTGCTTTTATGTGGTGGGCAGGACGGGATATGGTTCAAGACAGTGTAAGAATGCATCAATTTTGTGGTTTTCGTTCACTTTTTGAAGGTCATTATAGTTGATGCATTTGGTATTTGTTCTTGCTTTGACAACTGAATATTGTTGCTCCGATtgtttaattttcatgttgatTTAGTGCCCTCCACAAGTTTGATCACTACATAGACCCCCAATAAAGTAAACAGGTATTTAAAAGCCTCCTCAAGTAAAACAAACCCTTTAGAATTCGTTCTGCAAGCTTTTAATACTGTCACAGATAATTACATATTACTTTTGCACGCATCTGGAGTTGGTTTGTTTTATCCATAAACCAACCTTATGATGCATGTAATTGTAATTGAGCAACTATATCAGAGAGATAAGTGGCAAATATCTGGTGTACAGTGTACCATTATCAGTTCATTCTCGATTGTGAGACATATGGGAAGACGTAGAATATTAGAACAAGGTTGAGTAGTTGGTTTACTCAGTACTGTAAAACTTGTTGAACTCTTCATCCAAAATTTGTTGTAGCATCGATGGTGATTTTGAATCTAAAACAATTATATTCATAGTTCTGGTGTCTTTCTGCTGTTGACGATTGATTTTTTTGTCTGATGTACTTGCAGTGCCCGAACTGTGGAAAAGATTTTCAGACTTTCAAGTAAGACCTAATGGAATCTGTTGTAATATCACGCTAACTCATGGAAGTCTAACTGTCTACCTTTACTTTTTGCCACAATCTTATTTATACTGATTCACCTAACGTGAAATGCTCTAATGTTCATGCAGATCTCTTTTAAATGATGATATGCATCAGTGCCCCTACTGTAGTCAGCCTTTCTCAGGTACATCTATGTTTTTTGGTTTCTTGCACTTTTGTGTTTTGAGCGCTGCTTGTGCTGTTCTTAACCTTCTCTGACTGCCGGTAGGAATTATAGTCAGAATTTTTTGTATACTTTAGTGAaccaaactttttttttccatttaaaATTTGTTTCTTGTAATTTGATTTCTAGATATCCTTGATGCGTCTTTCTCCTATAGGTAGAATGAAAACTTTTTTCTTGCAAGCAGTGCAACTGTGCAACTAGTAACATATCATCTTTGTACAATCCCATACTTCGTGTTATTAAATATTAGCTCTAAGCTCAGTAAACTAGTGCAGTAGTGCTTATGCTTTCATTTATCTAACTCGTTTACCTCAGTGCTGTATGTCCATGTACTATCACTAGGAGCTGCTCTTGCTTTCTTGGCATGCTTTTAAGAATTAATCTTCTGAActatgaataagtaagttacagTATCCGCAAGGATATTACTGCTGGCATCGCCTCATGTGTTAAGACATTGTTTTAATTTCAGTGGTGGACAACAAGTTTGTAAAAGACCCAGCAAATTTCTCTAATCGATCTACAACATTTGGCCAGGCATTTAATGACTACACACGTTCAAAAACaggttttcattttctttttgatatCTTTCATCTGTTGCTTCATAGCATTACCAACCTGCATTTGGATCTGATGATATTAATGTCTGCATGTTTCCATTGTGTTGTTCCTTTAATCCTTTCTATACTTCCTGTAATTCTTATAATTACTTGTTACCGTTCAACATATGCTTTTATAATATGTCATATCAGCATCGTGCTTCGTCTAACTACAAAGCAGCTTTAAACCTTCAAGATAGATGAAATCAAATGTGTACTGGCTCTGTATATGCAAGCTGGATGATTATATGTTCTGAGCTTGACACTGGGTTACAGGGAAAAAGGATTCTTCCACGGCAGTTGTTGATATTGAAGCAGAAGTAATGGATGCAGACTGATTGACTGAGATTGCCTGGAATAAGAACTGTTGATGAAATTGGTGGAAAACTAGTGATGCTTAAAAGATAATCAAGTATTACCCGTAGTCGTAGAGAATGAAAATCATCATATTGAATGGAGAGAATTACCTCTTTGGACAATTGGGAGTTAGGATTGTAATCACAACTTGTCTACTATGGTAATTGTGATCCTAAATTGGGATGCAATATGTCGAAGTAGAATACTAATCACACAGAACCTTTCGGTAGTGAACTGGCCAGAGGGATATTACAACCTAGCAAACTTGCATCACAAGTGTACATAATATTTCAAAAGTCGTAGCTTGTATATTCTTTCTTGATTTAAATATTTTACATCtgtttatatatactatatattCTCAACAGTGATGAGAAGAAGGCAGAGTAATTTAGTTAAATGCCATTTAGGTATTTTCATGACGCTCGAGTCAGTACATGTGACTGCTGGTACAGCCGTACAGGTAAATTCTTCTTCCAAATATCAAATTGGATAGCTATTTGTGTACCAGAACTTGTCATGTAATTTAGACTGGTCATAAATTTAGTTTCGTTGCATAATGAGTATGAGACCATGACAATCAAAAAGATATGTTGAGATACCTCATACCGATTAAGTAAATTTGAGAAGTAC encodes:
- the LOC126786396 gene encoding uncharacterized protein LOC126786396; its protein translation is MSAIIQVSINSAFRLSGLQNDKPIKYCYLPRTKTAALKLNRFKLRAFRGSGSISGVGFLVKDEGWNWKKKREVVVRFNQGFGFNGGGGGGGKDDGTTARVLGNIAVAVGLTYLSFTGQLGWLLDAIVSIWLLAFLVPIVGLGAFMWWAGRDMVQDSCPNCGKDFQTFKSLLNDDMHQCPYCSQPFSVVDNKFVKDPANFSNRSTTFGQAFNDYTRSKTGKKDSSTAVVDIEAEVMDAD
- the LOC126786393 gene encoding uncharacterized protein LOC126786393, translated to MANPAQITLLGSTFCVMLTLHFSIQLLSEHFMSWKKPKEQKAILVIILMAPLYAIDSYVGLIDFQGSKAFFMFLDSVKECYEAFVIAKFLALLYSYLNISISKNIVPDGIKGREIHHSFPMTLFVPRSVRLNHQTLKLLKYWTWQFVVIRPVCSILMITLQLIGVYPSWVSWTFTIILNISVSLALYSLVLFYHVFDKELAPHKPLAKFLCIKGIVFFCFWQGIVLDILVALKIIRSHHKWLDVEHIEEALQNMLVCVEMVFFSVVQKHAYGAEPYRDDAISAAKGDKKTE